In Candidatus Woesearchaeota archaeon, the genomic window GCAGCAAATATCGCGCCCTCAAGGCAGTTTGCGCTCCTCTCTTTCATCACTTCAAAAGGAGACTTGCATTTTTCCTTCGAATTGTACGCAATGCTGTTCAGGAAAAGCTGGATGTCATAAGGGCTCCTGAATTTTGAGAACACTTTTTTCTCTTGGTCTGGGATTTGTTTCTGCATTTTCATTTGTTCTGGAGCAATTACTTTATAAAATTTTTCAATTCGTAATAAACAGAAAATTTTTAAAAAAATAATTAAAAACCTATCGCACAATTTCAGCACGGAGTATCTTCACTTCAGTGAGCGGCTTGTTCGCGGAATTGACAGGAACACCTGCAATTGCGTCAACAACATTCATACCTTGCACAACCTCGCCGAAGACAGGGTGCTTTGAGTTGAGATGAGTATTGTCCACAAGGTTTATGAAGAACTGGCTTCCGCCTGTGTTCGGGCCTGAGTTAGCCATCGCTATTGTGCCCCGGCTGTTTTTATTGTGGGTGGTGAACTCGTCCTTTATTGAATAGCCCGGGCCGCCGTATCCTGTCCCAGTTGGGTCTCCTCCCTGAATCATGAAGCCGTTCATTACTCGGTGAAATATTACCCCATTATAGAAACCATCCTCTGCAAGCTTCTTGAAATTTCCCGCTGTAACAGGCATGTCAGGGTAGAGCTCAATAACAATATCGCCCATATTTGTCTCAAGGCGCACCCTTTCTCCGGATTTTATCCCATTACTGCTTGTGCATCCAAAAGAGGACACGCTTATTGCTAAAATTGTAAGAATCAAAAAATGCATTCTGCCAAAACTTCCCTTCATAAATAAGCACCTCATCTCTTTTTAATAAAATTGCGGTATTCCCTTATCAAATTATCTTTTGCGAACTCAGCGTTTTTCTCAGGCTCAAGCTCGCCGTTTATTTCAAAAATTTTTATCTGCTTTTCCGACTTAAGCTCAGAAATTATCTTTTCATAAGCCATGTTGAACTTCAGGAGGAAATCCCCGTTTATTATCGCGCCGCTCGGAATCTTGTAATCCCTTATCCTTGAAAGCTCTTTGTCATGGTTCATCTTTATGTAAAAAAGAATATTTTCCCTTCTGAGATTCATCTGCAGATGCTCCCTTATGAAATTGTAATTCTGAATCTCATTCTCCCTTATCCTCCCTGAAATCATGAACGCCTCAAGAAGCGCAAGCTGGCTCACAATGCCGCAGTCAATAAGGACAATCTGCCTTTTTATAATCTCCTCAGAATACATAAGCCGGTTTATTATCTCATTGGCAGACCATTCCATGTATTTCAGGGTCTTTTTCTTCTCAACTGGGCAGTCAAGGGAAACTTCCTTTATGATTGAAATGCTCAGCGGGATAAGGTATTTTATCCTTTCAATAATAGTTGACTTGCCTGATTTGGGAGGGCCTGCAAATTCCGCAACAAAGGGTTTTTCCGCCATTAATTCCGGCTAAAGCACGAGCGGTTTAAAAAAGTTGCCATATAAAATTATTGCATAAAAATAATAATTACTTATAAGTAGTAAAATAACGAAAAGCTTAAATATCAGTACTTCCAACTTAGAGACAACAAATGCTTTTTTGGGGTAAAAAAATGGAAAATGAATTGTATAAACAAACTATGATTAACATCGCGCAACAGAATTCAAGGATGAGCGACTATCATACAGCATACGACTGGATTAATAACGGAGAACATATTCTTGCCAAGAACTTAATTGGGCCAAGAAAAGGAATATTTGGTAAACCAGTATTTAAGAGTCTTGATGATATTGTTAACACAATAAAAACATTGGATAAAACCAGAACAGAAGAAGAATATGCACAAGTTGCAGAAAAAATAATAGACAAGGGATTAACGTACACAGGTCTGCTGCATATTTTTTTGGAGCATCAGTTAAAATTTACAAACGTATTCAATGAAAAATATGAGAAGACCTATCAGGTTAAATCGTCAATAATTTTATATTAAGTAGTCAATAATTATAACTGGCATTGCGTAGTAAAAAATGTCCAGTTCAAATGCTTTTTTGGGGTAAAAAAATGGTAATGTACAATAAAATTGTAGATGAAATATTAACAAAAATTGGAATAACTCATCTAGAATACAATTCTGATGTATACAAGCTTCCAGAAGACTGGGAAAGGGAAAAAATTGAGGAAGGGGTTATGGTGCTCGCGAATAATGTGCTTGGCAGGTCTAGAGAAACCACTAAAAGTATTGACAATCTTGTCGAAACCTTGAAGAATCTGGGTGGCGCAGAATCAGATGAAGAAGCAGAAGAGGCGCTTGAATCATTTAGCCGCACACGACTTTATCTTAGCAGGAAATATAAGGGAGACAGTTTTAGATCCTGGTTCTTCGGTGGTTCAATATCCGGTGTTGGAGAGTACATAACCTTCGAAGATGTAATAAATGTCGATAAAAAGCATGCGTACCATATCTTAGTTCATCAGTATGATCTGTGTCCTTCTTATTAAAAAAAACTTTATTAACATTATTATTAATTTACTTTTTCTATTGATTAAAAGCAAAAGATTTATTAGGGAACGTTTTCAACTTCTCTGTATTCTCGCGGGGGTACCAAAGCCTGGTCAAATGAGCTAGGTTCAGGGCCTAGTCCCTTAGTGGGTTCGAGGGTTCAAATCCCTTCCCCCGCAGCTTTTAAAAAAAGCTGCACTAAAAAGAAAGGTGGCATAAAGCCACATGACCGCGATATCAAAGTTGCATTGATTTCGCGGTAGTGGAGCCTTGTGCTCCACATTGCGTACAAAGAAATGCTTTGCATTCAAAGAAATGTCATACATTTCTTGAACAAGAAATTCTTTTAGAATTTCTTTGTTTCTTGTACAAAAAATTGCTGTGCAATTTTTTTGTATTAATCGAGCGTAACCAATTATTT contains:
- a CDS encoding peptidylprolyl isomerase; this encodes MKGSFGRMHFLILTILAISVSSFGCTSSNGIKSGERVRLETNMGDIVIELYPDMPVTAGNFKKLAEDGFYNGVIFHRVMNGFMIQGGDPTGTGYGGPGYSIKDEFTTHNKNSRGTIAMANSGPNTGGSQFFINLVDNTHLNSKHPVFGEVVQGMNVVDAIAGVPVNSANKPLTEVKILRAEIVR
- a CDS encoding deoxynucleoside kinase, yielding MAEKPFVAEFAGPPKSGKSTIIERIKYLIPLSISIIKEVSLDCPVEKKKTLKYMEWSANEIINRLMYSEEIIKRQIVLIDCGIVSQLALLEAFMISGRIRENEIQNYNFIREHLQMNLRRENILFYIKMNHDKELSRIRDYKIPSGAIINGDFLLKFNMAYEKIISELKSEKQIKIFEINGELEPEKNAEFAKDNLIREYRNFIKKR